From a region of the Acidobacteriota bacterium genome:
- the rsmD gene encoding 16S rRNA (guanine(966)-N(2))-methyltransferase RsmD, protein MRIIGGELKGRRLPSPTWSGLRPTSDRLRETLFNILAGDVAGALVLDGCAGTGALGLEALSRGAAGVTFVDRDARAVALIETNLERCGVAARSRVVRGTLPGALERLDAAITFDLVLLDPPYEYDDRAIGAILSAAGRHTAAGGQVVVERTRRAGRVTVEPLRHTRRVRAGDSVLDFHVRAKE, encoded by the coding sequence ATGCGCATCATCGGCGGGGAGCTGAAGGGGCGTCGCCTGCCGTCTCCGACCTGGTCCGGCCTGCGACCGACGTCGGACCGGTTGCGTGAGACCCTGTTCAACATCCTCGCAGGCGACGTCGCCGGCGCGCTGGTCCTGGACGGCTGCGCGGGAACCGGCGCGCTCGGGTTGGAAGCACTCAGCCGCGGCGCCGCCGGCGTCACGTTCGTCGACCGCGACGCGCGGGCCGTCGCGCTGATCGAAACCAATCTGGAACGCTGCGGCGTCGCCGCCCGGAGCCGGGTGGTGCGCGGCACGCTGCCAGGCGCGCTGGAGAGGCTGGACGCCGCCATCACCTTCGATCTGGTGCTGCTGGATCCGCCGTACGAGTATGATGACCGCGCGATAGGTGCCATACTGTCCGCTGCCGGCCGGCACACCGCCGCCGGCGGTCAGGTAGTCGTGGAGCGGACGCGGCGGGCCGGGAGGGTGACCGTGGAACCGTTGCGGCATACGCGTCGGGTGCGGGCCGGCGACAGCGTCCTCGATTTCCATGTCAGAGCCAAGGAGTAG